Proteins from a genomic interval of Desulfovibrio aminophilus DSM 12254:
- the qmoC gene encoding quinone-interacting membrane-bound oxidoreductase complex subunit QmoC, with protein MSNSVRVQPDLKFVKELQQFGGESLKKCYQCATCSVVCPLSPADNPYPRKEMVWAQWGLKDRLLNDIDIWLCHNCGTCSDLCPRGAKPGDLLGALRNMAYKNLAQPNFIGKLMSSKGLPVLILIPAVIYLIIWAIRAAALGTAFPLFEMNGHDLVVSKTGQIIYGGLFPGDYTIDPIFALLAVFMLYGFYSGVTNLLKSFASMPRTFIVGRGKEPSFLCAFIETLKNEVAKHTQFQDCGADEKSQKRFKGHLLTMYAFICLFVVTTIVAVGHWGGAFLMQKVMGLTDPLTQLITVAGSTPMPLYSPVKILANVGAIMLVIGLTFLTSRRASLDKAKQGSSFDDWYLLSVIWVIALSGLGSEIFRLAGLATIAYPTYFVHIVAVFMLVAYLPWSKLAHLVYRTVALAYARKIGRIPMQPVQH; from the coding sequence ATGTCGAACAGCGTCAGGGTTCAACCGGACCTGAAATTCGTCAAGGAGCTCCAGCAGTTCGGCGGGGAGTCCTTGAAAAAGTGCTATCAGTGCGCCACCTGCAGCGTGGTCTGCCCCCTTTCCCCGGCCGACAATCCCTATCCCCGCAAGGAGATGGTCTGGGCCCAGTGGGGGTTGAAGGACCGCCTGCTCAACGACATCGACATCTGGCTGTGCCACAACTGCGGCACCTGCTCCGACCTGTGTCCGCGCGGCGCCAAGCCGGGCGACCTGCTCGGCGCGCTGCGGAACATGGCCTACAAGAACCTGGCCCAGCCGAACTTCATCGGCAAGCTCATGAGCTCCAAGGGCCTGCCCGTGCTCATCCTCATCCCAGCGGTCATCTACCTGATCATCTGGGCGATCCGCGCCGCGGCCCTGGGCACGGCCTTCCCGCTCTTCGAAATGAACGGTCATGACCTGGTGGTCTCCAAGACCGGCCAGATCATCTACGGCGGGCTGTTCCCGGGCGACTACACCATCGACCCGATCTTCGCCCTGCTGGCCGTTTTCATGCTCTACGGCTTCTATTCCGGGGTGACCAACCTGCTGAAGAGCTTCGCCTCCATGCCCAGGACCTTCATCGTGGGCCGGGGCAAGGAGCCGTCCTTCCTGTGCGCCTTCATCGAGACCCTGAAGAACGAGGTGGCCAAGCACACCCAGTTCCAGGACTGCGGCGCGGACGAGAAGAGCCAGAAGCGCTTCAAGGGCCACCTGCTGACCATGTACGCCTTCATCTGCCTGTTCGTCGTGACCACCATCGTGGCCGTGGGCCACTGGGGCGGAGCCTTCCTGATGCAGAAGGTCATGGGCCTCACCGACCCGCTGACCCAGCTCATCACCGTGGCCGGGTCCACCCCCATGCCGCTGTACAGCCCGGTCAAGATCCTGGCCAACGTGGGCGCGATCATGCTCGTCATCGGCCTGACCTTCCTGACCTCGCGCCGGGCCTCCCTGGACAAGGCCAAGCAGGGCTCCAGCTTCGACGACTGGTACCTGCTCTCCGTGATCTGGGTCATCGCCCTGTCCGGCCTGGGTTCGGAGATCTTCCGCCTGGCCGGCCTGGCCACCATCGCCTACCCGACGTACTTCGTGCACATCGTGGCGGTGTTCATGCTGGTGGCCTACCTGCCCTGGTCCAAGCTCGCGCACCTGGTCTACCGCACGGTGGCCCTGGCCTACGCGCGCAAGATCGGCCGTATTCCCATGCAGCCCGTGCAGCACTGA